Proteins found in one Geomonas subterranea genomic segment:
- a CDS encoding cytochrome C: MKKILVGVVALGSMTVAGVAMAGLPAATGVNGSLHDMTKVVTNADSMGRVCVFCHTPHNAQSNLGAASNAPLWNHDAGTATYTPYQWVTPLNKQDALGNSFQPQNGDEALQGPSRLCMTCHDGTIAVDQHGKAREQVGTVKMGAIGGGEGARADLGGDLTKTHPIGFDYVAIRTHRNTAAVVGDLTGTEIVDPTEKFATAVDTTGTVGGVYNVVTRAGNKRIVDVLFDSKIMTCASCHEVHNKENAVQDNYKPNSLGLSTSDAPNYFLYAKETDSLICLSCHIK; this comes from the coding sequence ATGAAAAAGATTTTGGTAGGTGTAGTTGCTCTTGGTTCCATGACTGTTGCTGGCGTAGCAATGGCAGGCCTTCCGGCCGCGACAGGTGTCAACGGCTCCCTGCACGACATGACCAAGGTCGTCACCAACGCCGACAGCATGGGTCGAGTCTGTGTATTCTGCCACACCCCGCATAACGCGCAGTCCAACCTCGGCGCTGCTTCCAACGCTCCGCTCTGGAACCACGATGCTGGTACCGCTACCTACACCCCGTACCAGTGGGTCACCCCGCTCAACAAGCAGGATGCCCTCGGTAACTCCTTCCAGCCGCAGAATGGCGACGAGGCTCTGCAGGGCCCGAGCCGTCTGTGCATGACCTGCCACGACGGCACCATCGCTGTCGATCAGCACGGCAAAGCAAGGGAGCAGGTCGGCACCGTGAAGATGGGTGCAATCGGCGGCGGTGAAGGCGCACGTGCAGACCTCGGCGGCGACCTGACCAAGACTCACCCGATCGGCTTCGACTACGTAGCCATCAGGACCCACCGTAACACCGCTGCTGTTGTTGGCGACCTGACCGGTACCGAGATCGTTGACCCGACCGAGAAGTTCGCTACCGCAGTTGACACCACCGGTACCGTTGGCGGCGTCTACAACGTCGTTACCCGCGCTGGCAACAAGAGGATCGTAGACGTTCTGTTCGACAGCAAGATCATGACCTGCGCTTCCTGCCACGAAGTTCACAACAAAGAGAACGCCGTTCAGGACAACTACAAGCCGAACAGCCTCGGCCTCAGCACCTCCGATGCTCCTAACTACTTCCTGTACGCAAAAGAGACCGACTCCCTCATCTGCCTCTCCTGCCACATCAAGTAA
- a CDS encoding cytochrome c3 family protein — protein sequence MNTPTLMWRIGRHVIAAALAAGVAGTPAHAKLSVLSSPHNLSASGGRGGSRPGVSFSEERRVCVFCHVPHQATPGLPLWSRPLSPEGTNYRLYQSSTLSATAVTGKPTGASRLCLSCHDGTIALGQFAGSGITTAVTMPGGTTDNPNLTINLTDDHPISIQYTEAVAQQSQLVSPSALQGRVRLEGGSVLQCTSCHDPHDNQFGDFLVINNTNPSLPNYQPGAPLCVACHRPAGWDSAAHNPVRTPTLPNGCVTCHVVHNAPGPVRLLRGAKQEDTCYQSCHNGTGMGADIKSLLGTGMHRHPVGEDGGGVGHDEKESLPAAEHHVQCVDCHNPHQAAVEATPLSLPPFVNGTLRGVVKDNLGGKADYEYEICFKCHSGANADKFAGVLEPKPNRVIAEQNQAFRFDILNPSFHPVMADRKTSGASLLVELQSSMKRIYCSDCHNNSLGTRAGGSGPSGPHGSQYPHILIGQYDMPVAGSATTSYNKSQYALCFRCHSEDYVMVTGTAFNDAGVNEHATHVRDRLIPCFACHDPHGVPWRLGGTAANNAHLVNFDKDYTVGAQVATPVYVTSAPGVGSCTVNCHTVAGNTHGYTKSAAKGVLRFKPAAFPKKR from the coding sequence ATGAACACACCAACATTGATGTGGAGGATCGGACGTCATGTCATCGCCGCTGCGCTGGCAGCCGGCGTTGCCGGCACGCCTGCCCACGCCAAGCTGAGCGTGCTCAGTTCTCCTCACAATCTCTCCGCCAGTGGCGGCAGGGGGGGGAGCCGCCCCGGTGTAAGCTTCAGCGAGGAAAGGCGGGTGTGCGTATTCTGCCACGTCCCGCACCAGGCCACTCCCGGCCTTCCGCTTTGGAGCCGGCCGCTTTCCCCTGAAGGGACCAATTACAGGCTGTACCAGTCTTCGACACTCAGCGCCACGGCGGTGACGGGAAAGCCGACCGGCGCCTCGCGGCTGTGTCTTAGCTGCCATGACGGCACCATCGCGCTCGGGCAGTTCGCCGGCAGCGGGATCACGACCGCGGTCACCATGCCTGGTGGAACCACCGACAACCCCAATCTCACCATTAACCTTACGGACGACCATCCCATATCCATCCAGTACACCGAGGCCGTGGCGCAGCAAAGTCAGCTCGTCTCACCATCCGCACTGCAGGGACGGGTGCGCCTTGAAGGCGGTTCCGTGCTGCAATGCACCTCGTGCCACGACCCTCACGACAACCAGTTCGGGGATTTTCTGGTCATCAACAACACCAACCCCTCGCTTCCCAACTACCAGCCCGGCGCACCGCTTTGCGTCGCGTGCCACCGCCCGGCAGGGTGGGACAGCGCGGCCCACAACCCTGTCCGTACTCCAACTCTCCCCAATGGCTGCGTGACCTGCCACGTCGTTCACAACGCCCCCGGTCCCGTGCGTCTTCTGCGCGGCGCCAAGCAGGAGGATACCTGCTATCAAAGCTGCCACAATGGCACCGGGATGGGAGCCGACATCAAATCCCTCCTTGGCACCGGGATGCACCGCCATCCGGTGGGTGAGGACGGCGGTGGTGTCGGGCATGACGAAAAGGAGTCGTTGCCGGCCGCCGAGCACCATGTCCAATGCGTGGACTGCCACAATCCCCATCAAGCCGCGGTCGAGGCGACACCACTTTCACTGCCGCCGTTTGTGAACGGCACTCTCAGAGGGGTCGTCAAGGACAACCTGGGGGGGAAGGCCGACTACGAGTACGAGATCTGCTTCAAGTGCCACTCCGGTGCCAATGCCGACAAGTTCGCCGGCGTCCTCGAGCCCAAGCCCAACCGCGTTATCGCGGAGCAGAACCAGGCATTCCGCTTCGACATCCTGAACCCGTCCTTTCACCCGGTGATGGCCGACCGCAAGACCTCCGGGGCGAGCCTTCTGGTCGAGCTGCAGAGCTCCATGAAGCGGATCTACTGTTCCGACTGCCACAACAACAGCCTTGGCACCAGGGCCGGCGGCAGCGGCCCCAGCGGGCCTCACGGGTCGCAGTATCCGCACATACTGATCGGCCAGTACGACATGCCGGTGGCCGGGTCGGCAACGACCTCATACAACAAGTCGCAGTATGCCCTTTGCTTCCGGTGCCACTCCGAGGATTACGTCATGGTAACCGGGACGGCTTTCAACGACGCCGGAGTGAATGAGCACGCCACCCATGTTCGTGACCGCCTCATTCCCTGCTTCGCCTGTCACGACCCGCACGGCGTTCCATGGAGGCTTGGTGGGACCGCCGCCAACAACGCGCACCTGGTCAACTTCGACAAGGATTACACCGTGGGTGCCCAAGTTGCCACCCCCGTCTATGTGACCAGCGCTCCCGGTGTCGGCAGTTGCACCGTCAACTGCCATACCGTAGCCGGCAACACCCATGGCTACACCAAGTCCGCCGCCAAAGGCGTGCTGCGGTTCAAGCCAGCCGCCTTCCCGAAAAAGCGCTAG